One part of the Perognathus longimembris pacificus isolate PPM17 chromosome 10, ASM2315922v1, whole genome shotgun sequence genome encodes these proteins:
- the Wnt7a gene encoding protein Wnt-7a: MPRKARRCLGHLLLGLGMVYLRIGGFSSVVALGASIICNKIPGLAPRQRAICQSRPDAIIVIGEGSQMGLDECQFQFRNGRWNCSALGERTVFGKELKVGSREAAFTYAIIAAGVAHAITAACTQGNLSDCGCDKEKQGQYHRDEGWKWGGCSADIRYGIGFAKVFVDAREIKQNARTLMNLHNNEAGRKILEENMKLECKCHGVSGSCTTKTCWTTLPQFRELGYVLKDKYNEAVHVEPVRASRNKRPTFLKIKKPLSYRKPMDTDLVYIEKSPNYCEEDPVTGSVGTQGRACNKTAPQASGCDLMCCGRGYNTHQYARVWQCNCKFHWCCYVKCNTCSERTEMYTCK, translated from the exons ATGCCCCGGAAGGCGCGGCGCTGCCTGGGCCACCTCCTCCTCGGCCTGGGCATGGTCTACCTCCGCATCGG TGGCTTCTCCTCGGTGGTGGCTCTGGGCGCAAGCATCATCTGTAACAAGATACCAGGCCTCGCTCCCAGACAGCGGGCGATCTGCCAGAGCCGGCCCGACGCCATCATCGTCATCGGAGAAGGCTCGCAAATGGGCCTCGACGAGTGTCAGTTTCAGTTCCGCAATGGCCGCTGGAACTGCTCGGCGTTGGGGGAGCGCACCGTCTTCGGGAAGGAGCTCAAAGTGG GGAGCCGGGAGGCCGCCTTCACCTACGCCATCATTGCTGCGGGCGTGGCCCACGCCATCACGGCCGCCTGCACCCAGGGCAACCTGAGCGACTGCGGCTGCGACAAGGAGAAGCAAGGCCAGTACCACCGGGACGAGGGCTGGAAGTGGGGCGGCTGCTCTGCCGACATCCGCTACGGCATCGGCTTCGCCAAGGTCTTTGTGGATGCCCGGGAGATCAAGCAGAATGCCCGGACTCTCATGAACTTACACAATAACGAGGCAGGCCGCAAG ATCCTGGAGGAGAACATGAAGCTGGAGTGCAAGTGTCACGGCGTGTCCGGCTCCTGCACCACCAAGACGTGCTGGACCACGCTGCCGCAGTTCCGGGAGCTGGGCTACGTGCTCAAGGACAAGTACAACGAGGCGGTGCACGTGGAGCCCGTGCGCGCCAGCCGCAACAAGCGGCCCACCTTCCTCAAGATCAAGAAGCCCCTGTCCTACCGCAAGCCCATGGACACCGACCTGGTGTACATCGAGAAGTCGCCCAACTACTGCGAGGAGGACCCCGTGACGGGCAGCGTGGGCACGCAGGGCCGGGCCTGCAACAAGACGGCGCCCCAGGCCAGCGGCTGCGACCTCATGTGCTGCGGCCGGGGCTACAACACGCACCAGTACGCCCGCGTGTGGCAGTGCAACTGCAAGTTCCACTGGTGCTGCTACGTCAAGTGCAACACGTGCAGCGAGCGCACGGAGATGTACACGTGCAAGTGA